A region from the Variovorax sp. RKNM96 genome encodes:
- a CDS encoding LysR family transcriptional regulator: MDINLARTFLSIVETRSFQRAAERLHVTQTSVSARVRTLEELLGRKLFVRNKSGAALTRAGEQFLPHATMLVQVWERARHQVAVPDGSQAVLAAGCEISLWDPLLLRWLLWLRQTAPQLAIRTEVGFPQDLLDKVAGGVLDVAIVYAPQQRPGLRVELLIEEKLVMVTTAKRPRVPRPADYVYVDWGPEFAAQHGLAFPELSNAAVKAGLGPLGREYLLAAGGTGYFRLDVVRGHLESGHLRRVPNTPEFLYPAYAVYAVGADPAIVEPALAGLREVSAGGARPLVSGKLT; this comes from the coding sequence ATGGACATCAACCTGGCCCGGACCTTTCTCTCGATCGTCGAGACCCGCAGCTTCCAGCGCGCCGCGGAACGCCTGCATGTGACGCAGACCTCGGTGAGCGCACGCGTGCGAACGCTCGAGGAACTGCTCGGACGCAAGCTCTTCGTGCGCAACAAGTCCGGGGCCGCACTCACGCGCGCGGGCGAACAATTTCTGCCGCACGCGACCATGCTGGTGCAGGTGTGGGAGCGGGCGCGCCACCAGGTGGCGGTGCCCGATGGCAGCCAGGCGGTGCTCGCGGCCGGTTGCGAGATCAGCCTGTGGGACCCGCTGCTGCTGCGCTGGCTGCTGTGGCTGCGCCAGACCGCGCCGCAACTGGCCATTCGCACCGAGGTCGGCTTTCCGCAGGATCTGCTCGACAAGGTGGCGGGCGGCGTGCTCGATGTCGCCATCGTCTATGCACCGCAGCAGCGGCCGGGGCTGCGCGTGGAACTGCTCATCGAGGAAAAGCTCGTGATGGTCACCACCGCCAAGCGCCCGCGCGTGCCGCGGCCGGCGGACTACGTGTATGTCGACTGGGGCCCGGAGTTCGCGGCGCAGCACGGCCTTGCGTTTCCCGAGCTTTCCAATGCGGCGGTGAAGGCCGGCCTCGGCCCGCTGGGCCGCGAGTACCTGCTGGCCGCGGGCGGTACCGGCTACTTCCGGCTCGACGTGGTGCGCGGCCATCTCGAATCGGGGCACCTGCGCCGCGTGCCCAATACGCCGGAGTTCCTGTACCCCGCGTACGCCGTCTACGCGGTGGGCGCCGATCCAGCCATCGTCGAACCGGCGCTTGCGGGGTTGCGCGAGGTCTCGGCCGGTGGCGCCCGGCCCCTTGTTTCCGGGAAATTGACCTGA
- the oxlT gene encoding oxalate/formate MFS antiporter, which yields MTRPTTTIAGSNPAMYPPSDSTHGVTAKRSEAYRWGQLLIGIVCMAMIANLQYGWTLFVNPIAEKHGWSRAAIQVAFTIFVLTETWLVPIEGYLVDRFGPRPVVLVGGVLCGLGWVLNSFAASLPMLYIAAAVGGIGAGAVYGTCVGNALKWFPDRRGLAAGMTAAGFGAGSALTIIPISVMIKTSGYESAFLYFGIGQGVIVFALAWLLTRAPDHVKAASSRGNVQQSQRDYSPSEVLRSPIFWVMYAMFVMVAAGGLMATAQLGPIAQDFKIMDVPVNIMGLVLPALTFALAIDRVLNGLTRPFFGWVSDKIGREQTMFIAFALESVGILALYYYGQNPILFVLLTGMVFFAWGEIYSLFPSTCADTFGSKFAASNAGMLYTAKGTASLLVPLSSVLAASTGSWHAVFIVASAVNAAAALMAWFVLRPMRRKHIEASRQAS from the coding sequence ATGACTCGGCCAACAACCACGATTGCGGGTTCCAACCCCGCGATGTATCCACCATCGGATTCCACCCACGGTGTCACCGCCAAACGATCCGAGGCGTACCGATGGGGACAGTTGCTGATCGGCATCGTCTGCATGGCGATGATCGCGAACCTGCAGTACGGCTGGACCCTCTTCGTCAACCCCATCGCTGAAAAGCACGGCTGGAGCCGCGCCGCCATCCAGGTGGCCTTCACCATCTTCGTGCTCACCGAAACCTGGCTCGTGCCCATCGAAGGCTACCTGGTCGACCGCTTCGGCCCGCGCCCCGTGGTGCTCGTGGGCGGCGTGCTCTGCGGCCTGGGCTGGGTGCTCAATTCCTTCGCTGCCTCGCTGCCGATGCTCTACATCGCAGCGGCCGTGGGCGGCATCGGCGCCGGCGCGGTGTACGGCACCTGCGTGGGCAATGCGCTCAAGTGGTTCCCCGATCGCCGGGGCCTTGCAGCGGGCATGACCGCCGCGGGCTTCGGTGCCGGCTCGGCCCTCACGATCATCCCGATCTCCGTGATGATCAAGACCAGCGGCTACGAGTCTGCGTTTCTCTATTTTGGGATCGGTCAGGGCGTGATCGTCTTCGCCCTGGCCTGGCTGCTCACCCGCGCACCCGATCACGTGAAGGCGGCGTCGAGCCGCGGAAACGTGCAGCAGTCGCAGCGCGACTACTCGCCCTCCGAAGTGCTGCGCTCGCCCATCTTCTGGGTGATGTACGCGATGTTCGTGATGGTGGCGGCCGGCGGCTTGATGGCCACCGCGCAGCTCGGACCGATCGCGCAAGACTTCAAGATCATGGACGTACCGGTCAACATCATGGGACTGGTATTGCCCGCGCTGACTTTCGCCCTGGCGATCGACCGCGTGCTCAACGGCCTGACGCGACCCTTCTTCGGCTGGGTCTCCGACAAGATCGGGCGTGAGCAGACGATGTTCATCGCCTTCGCGCTCGAATCGGTCGGCATCCTGGCGCTGTACTACTACGGCCAGAACCCCATCCTCTTCGTGCTGCTGACCGGCATGGTGTTCTTCGCCTGGGGCGAGATCTACAGCCTGTTCCCCTCGACCTGCGCCGACACCTTCGGCTCCAAGTTCGCCGCATCCAACGCCGGCATGCTCTACACCGCCAAGGGCACGGCCTCGCTGCTGGTGCCGCTGTCGAGCGTGCTCGCCGCTTCCACCGGCAGCTGGCATGCGGTGTTCATCGTCGCCAGCGCGGTCAATGCGGCTGCGGCGCTGATGGCGTGGTTCGTGTTGCGCCCGATGCGCCGCAAGCACATCGAGGCCAGCCGCCAGGCGTCGTAA
- a CDS encoding LysR family transcriptional regulator codes for MKHATLRQLKVFEAVARLLSFSRAAEELHLTQPAVSTQVAKLEEHAGNVLFEQFGKKIFLTPAGAELLQISRAIIQQFEAAENAMMQFKGVSGGKLNVGVISAGDYFFPRLLVEFASRHRGVTLNFTVHNREGLLTHIAENLTDLAIMVRPPTDLDTSNQAFAPHPYVIVAPPTHPLVGVPGIPLKRLMREPFVVREKASDTWHSMEDGFGRELEHINIAMEIRSTETIKQAVIAGMGVSFVSAHTISQELKAGSLSVLDVEGFPLMLNWYVVHRRTKRLPPVAQAFKDFLLSDGASLISQIVPFKPLQLQP; via the coding sequence ATGAAGCATGCGACCCTGCGCCAGTTGAAGGTCTTCGAGGCGGTCGCGCGGCTCTTGAGTTTTTCGCGCGCGGCCGAGGAGCTTCACCTCACGCAGCCGGCAGTCTCCACGCAGGTCGCCAAGCTCGAGGAGCATGCGGGCAACGTGCTGTTCGAGCAGTTCGGCAAGAAGATCTTTCTCACGCCCGCGGGCGCCGAACTGCTGCAGATCAGCCGCGCGATCATCCAGCAGTTCGAGGCGGCCGAGAACGCGATGATGCAGTTCAAGGGCGTCTCCGGCGGCAAGCTCAACGTGGGTGTCATCAGCGCGGGCGACTATTTCTTTCCGCGCCTGCTGGTGGAGTTCGCGAGCCGCCACCGCGGCGTGACGCTGAACTTCACCGTGCACAACCGCGAAGGGCTGCTCACCCACATCGCGGAGAACCTCACCGACCTCGCGATCATGGTGCGGCCGCCCACCGATCTGGACACCTCGAACCAGGCCTTTGCGCCGCACCCCTATGTGATCGTCGCCCCGCCGACGCATCCGCTGGTGGGCGTGCCGGGCATTCCACTGAAGCGCCTGATGCGCGAGCCGTTCGTGGTGCGCGAGAAGGCATCGGACACCTGGCACTCGATGGAGGACGGCTTCGGGCGCGAGCTGGAGCACATCAACATCGCGATGGAGATCCGCAGCACCGAGACGATCAAGCAGGCGGTGATCGCGGGCATGGGCGTGAGCTTCGTCTCGGCGCACACCATCAGCCAGGAGCTGAAGGCCGGCAGCCTCAGCGTGCTCGACGTGGAAGGTTTTCCGCTGATGCTCAACTGGTACGTGGTGCATCGCCGCACCAAGCGCCTGCCGCCGGTGGCGCAGGCCTTCAAGGACTTTCTGCTGAGCGATGGCGCATCGCTGATCTCGCAGATCGTGCCGTTCAAACCGCTGCAACTACAGCCCTGA
- the pyk gene encoding pyruvate kinase, whose amino-acid sequence MRRTRSAKIVATLGPATPDEQAIRALFERGVDVFRLNFSHGSQHDHARRLEAIRRLEKEFGRPIGVLLDLQGPKLRLGTFEGGRAQLEAGKRFRLDMDTKKNGDYRRAPLPHPEIFAALQAGTDLLLDDGKLRLRVESHGADFAETTVIVGGPISDRKGVNVPSVLLPISPLTPKDRDDLDFGLSMGVDWVALSFVQRPEDITEAREIIGKRAWIMAKLEKPAAIEHLDGIVALADGIMVARGDLGVELPPEQVPELQRRIVRACRQHGKPVVVATQMLESMIAAPVPTRAEVSDVATAIYDGVDAVMLSAESASGKYPLEAVGMMDRIVARVEADPSYRTGIDATHDAALSTTADAVCASMRQVAALLAPAATVTYTSSGFTSLRAARERPAVPILSLTPDVAAARRMAMVWGVHAALVDDVHDVAEMIECACRTAQDQGFAKAGDDVVVVAGLPFGLSGTTNLLHVARIPG is encoded by the coding sequence ATGAGACGCACACGCAGCGCAAAGATCGTCGCCACGCTTGGCCCGGCTACGCCCGACGAGCAAGCCATTCGCGCGCTGTTCGAGCGGGGCGTGGATGTGTTCCGGCTGAACTTCAGCCACGGCTCGCAGCACGACCATGCGCGCCGGCTGGAGGCCATCCGCCGGCTCGAGAAAGAGTTCGGCCGGCCCATCGGCGTGCTGCTCGACTTGCAGGGGCCAAAGCTGCGGCTGGGCACATTCGAGGGCGGACGCGCACAGCTGGAGGCGGGCAAGCGCTTTCGCCTCGACATGGACACGAAGAAGAACGGCGACTACCGCCGCGCGCCGCTGCCGCACCCCGAAATCTTCGCGGCGCTGCAGGCCGGCACTGATCTGCTGCTGGACGACGGAAAGCTCCGCCTGCGCGTGGAGAGCCACGGCGCCGACTTCGCGGAGACCACCGTCATCGTCGGCGGGCCGATTTCGGACCGCAAGGGCGTCAACGTGCCCAGTGTGCTGCTGCCGATCTCGCCGCTCACCCCGAAGGACCGCGACGACCTGGACTTCGGGCTCTCGATGGGCGTGGACTGGGTGGCGCTCTCGTTCGTGCAGCGGCCCGAGGACATCACCGAGGCACGAGAGATCATCGGCAAGCGCGCCTGGATCATGGCCAAGCTGGAGAAGCCCGCGGCCATCGAGCACCTGGACGGCATCGTCGCGCTGGCCGACGGCATCATGGTCGCGCGCGGCGACCTCGGGGTGGAGCTGCCGCCCGAGCAGGTGCCCGAGCTGCAGCGCCGCATCGTGCGGGCCTGTCGCCAGCACGGCAAGCCCGTGGTGGTGGCCACGCAGATGCTCGAATCGATGATCGCGGCGCCCGTGCCCACGCGCGCCGAAGTGTCCGACGTGGCCACGGCCATCTACGACGGCGTCGATGCGGTGATGCTCTCGGCCGAATCGGCCTCGGGCAAGTACCCGCTCGAAGCGGTCGGCATGATGGACCGCATCGTCGCGCGCGTGGAGGCCGACCCGTCGTACCGCACCGGCATCGATGCCACGCACGATGCGGCGCTCTCGACCACGGCCGATGCCGTGTGCGCCTCGATGCGCCAGGTGGCCGCGCTGCTCGCGCCGGCCGCCACCGTCACCTACACCTCCTCGGGATTCACGAGCCTGCGCGCCGCGCGCGAGCGGCCGGCGGTGCCGATCCTGAGCCTCACGCCCGACGTGGCGGCCGCGCGCCGCATGGCGATGGTCTGGGGCGTGCACGCGGCGCTGGTCGATGATGTGCACGACGTGGCCGAGATGATCGAGTGCGCCTGCCGCACCGCGCAGGACCAGGGCTTCGCGAAGGCGGGCGACGACGTGGTGGTGGTGGCGGGCTTGCCCTTCGGCTTGTCGGGCACGACGAACCTGTTGCACGTCGCACGAATCCCGGGTTGA
- a CDS encoding 2-dehydropantoate 2-reductase, producing MKIAVIGAGAIGGLVGAKLALAGEDVTFIVRGANLAAIKANGFKLVSAEGEEQVARNVKATDSYDEAGPQDIVILAMKAHQVEAVANDVPKLFGPETMVVTMQNGIPYWYFHNHGGALAGTPVRSVDPTGLVSAKVPAERVIGCVVYPASELIAPGVVKHIEGDRFPVGELDGSSSERVNRVSACFTGAGFKAPVLDNIRAEIWLKLWGNLTFNPISSLSHSTLVDICQYPPSRDLAAAMMREAQAVAHKLGIEFRVTLEKRIAGAEKVGKHKTSMLQDVEAGRAPEIDALVGAVVELARLTDTSTPHIDTVYTLVKLLARTMEDQRGQVRLREMA from the coding sequence ATGAAGATAGCAGTCATCGGAGCAGGCGCCATCGGCGGCCTGGTCGGCGCGAAACTCGCGCTGGCCGGCGAGGACGTGACGTTCATCGTGCGGGGTGCGAACCTCGCAGCGATCAAGGCGAATGGCTTCAAGCTGGTCTCGGCCGAGGGCGAGGAGCAGGTGGCGCGCAACGTGAAGGCCACCGACAGCTACGACGAGGCCGGTCCGCAGGACATCGTCATCCTCGCGATGAAGGCGCACCAGGTCGAGGCCGTGGCCAACGACGTGCCCAAGCTCTTCGGCCCCGAGACGATGGTGGTGACGATGCAGAACGGCATTCCGTACTGGTACTTCCACAACCACGGCGGTGCGCTCGCGGGCACGCCGGTGCGCAGCGTCGACCCCACGGGGCTGGTGAGCGCGAAGGTGCCGGCCGAGCGTGTGATCGGCTGCGTGGTGTATCCCGCGTCCGAGCTCATCGCGCCGGGCGTGGTGAAGCACATCGAAGGCGATCGCTTTCCGGTCGGCGAGCTCGACGGTTCGTCGAGCGAACGCGTGAACCGCGTCTCGGCCTGCTTCACCGGCGCGGGCTTCAAGGCACCGGTGCTCGACAACATCCGCGCCGAGATCTGGCTCAAGCTGTGGGGCAACCTCACCTTCAACCCGATCAGCAGCCTCTCGCATTCGACGCTGGTCGACATCTGCCAGTACCCGCCGTCGCGCGACCTCGCCGCCGCGATGATGCGCGAGGCCCAGGCCGTCGCGCACAAGCTGGGCATCGAGTTCCGCGTGACGCTGGAAAAGCGCATCGCCGGCGCCGAGAAGGTCGGCAAGCACAAGACCTCGATGCTGCAGGACGTCGAAGCCGGCCGCGCGCCGGAGATCGACGCGCTGGTGGGCGCGGTGGTCGAACTGGCCCGGCTCACCGACACCTCGACGCCGCACATCGACACCGTGTACACGCTGGTGAAACTCTTGGCGCGCACGATGGAAGACCAACGGGGCCAAGTCCGGCTTCGCGAAATGGCATGA
- a CDS encoding fumarylacetoacetate hydrolase family protein, translated as MKQQWVRFEDAGKATFGTVQGDAVHEHQGDMYGRSEPTGRVFVLAGLKLLTPSEPTKVIALWNNFHALGAKLSLPVPAEPLYLLKAPNSFAAHGDAIRKPLCEGKVVFEGELGIVIGKTATAVAEADALDHVFGYTCANDVTVADILNRDASFAQWVRAKGFDTFCPMGPVVATGLDPATLVVTTVLNGEERQNYPISDMRFSVQQLVSLISQDMTLNPGDVILCGTSVGVGSMKPGSQVEIGIEGIGKLSNRFG; from the coding sequence ATGAAACAGCAATGGGTCCGTTTTGAAGATGCCGGCAAGGCCACGTTCGGCACCGTCCAGGGCGATGCGGTGCATGAGCACCAGGGCGACATGTACGGCCGCTCCGAGCCCACGGGCCGCGTGTTCGTGCTCGCGGGCCTGAAGCTGCTCACGCCCAGCGAGCCTACGAAGGTGATCGCGCTGTGGAACAACTTCCACGCGCTCGGCGCCAAGCTGAGCCTGCCGGTGCCCGCGGAACCGCTGTATCTGTTGAAGGCGCCCAACTCCTTCGCGGCCCACGGCGATGCGATCCGAAAGCCCCTGTGCGAGGGCAAGGTGGTGTTCGAGGGCGAGCTGGGCATCGTCATCGGCAAGACCGCCACCGCCGTGGCCGAGGCCGATGCGCTCGACCACGTGTTCGGCTACACCTGCGCCAACGACGTGACCGTGGCCGACATCCTCAACCGCGATGCATCCTTCGCCCAGTGGGTGCGCGCCAAGGGCTTCGACACCTTCTGCCCCATGGGCCCCGTGGTGGCCACGGGCCTCGACCCGGCAACGCTCGTCGTGACCACCGTGCTCAACGGCGAGGAGCGCCAGAACTATCCGATCAGCGACATGCGCTTTTCCGTGCAGCAGCTGGTCAGCCTGATCTCGCAGGACATGACGCTGAATCCCGGCGACGTGATCCTGTGCGGCACCTCGGTGGGCGTCGGCTCGATGAAGCCGGGCAGCCAGGTCGAGATCGGCATCGAAGGCATCGGCAAGCTTTCCAACCGCTTCGGTTGA
- the sucD gene encoding succinate--CoA ligase subunit alpha codes for MSILVNKHTRVITQGITGKTGQFHTAMCRDYGNGQKCFVAGVNPNKAGKSFDGIPVFGTVKDAKAETGATVSVIYVPPPFAAAAIDEAVDAGMELVICITEGIPVRDMIRTRHRMEGSKTLLLGPNCPGLITPDEIKIGIMPGHIHQRGRIGVVSRSGTLTYEAASQLARFGIGQSTVVGIGGDPVGGLKHIDVLKMFNDDPRTDAVIMVGEIGGNEEEICAHWIKDHMRKPVVGFIAGATAPPGKRMGHAGAIVSGGRGTAQEKLAVMKACGIHVTSNPAEMGKLLASLVIPDYLPFD; via the coding sequence ATGTCGATCCTCGTCAACAAGCACACCCGCGTCATCACGCAGGGCATCACCGGCAAGACCGGCCAGTTCCACACGGCGATGTGCCGCGACTATGGCAACGGCCAGAAATGCTTCGTCGCGGGCGTGAACCCGAACAAGGCGGGCAAGTCGTTCGACGGCATTCCGGTCTTCGGCACGGTGAAGGATGCGAAGGCCGAGACCGGCGCCACCGTGTCGGTGATCTACGTGCCGCCGCCGTTCGCGGCCGCAGCGATCGACGAGGCGGTCGATGCGGGCATGGAGCTGGTCATCTGCATCACCGAAGGCATTCCGGTGCGCGACATGATCCGCACGCGCCATCGCATGGAGGGCAGCAAGACGCTCTTGCTCGGGCCGAACTGCCCGGGGCTCATCACGCCCGACGAAATCAAGATCGGGATCATGCCGGGGCACATCCACCAGCGCGGGCGCATCGGCGTGGTGTCGCGCTCGGGCACGCTGACCTACGAAGCGGCGAGTCAATTGGCGCGCTTCGGCATCGGGCAATCGACGGTGGTGGGCATCGGCGGCGACCCGGTCGGCGGGTTGAAGCACATCGACGTGCTCAAGATGTTCAACGACGACCCGCGCACCGACGCCGTGATCATGGTCGGCGAGATCGGCGGCAACGAAGAAGAGATCTGCGCGCACTGGATCAAGGACCACATGCGCAAGCCCGTGGTCGGCTTCATCGCCGGCGCCACCGCGCCGCCCGGCAAGCGCATGGGCCACGCGGGTGCCATCGTCTCGGGCGGGCGCGGCACCGCACAGGAAAAGCTCGCGGTGATGAAGGCGTGCGGCATCCATGTGACCAGCAATCCGGCGGAGATGGGGAAGCTGCTCGCGTCGCTCGTCATTCCCGACTACCTCCCGTTCGACTGA
- the sucC gene encoding ADP-forming succinate--CoA ligase subunit beta — MNIHEYQGKDVLRKYGVTTPRGFACASADEAADAATRLGGRAWVVKAQIHAGGRGKGGGVKLAWSVDEVRRHASQMLGMTLKTHQTGPEGRVVKRLLVEEGIEVDKELYLAMVVDREAGRVALMASSEGGMDIEEVAARTPGKIHKVLIDPTTGLKGSEADIVARNIGLSGKSVMQARTLMQNLYQAFDASDASLAEINPLVVTRDGRVIALDAKFNFDSNALFRQPEIVAMRDFDEEDPAEVEASRFDLSYIALDGDIGCLVNGAGLAMATMDVIKLYGGSPANFLDVGGGATAEKVTQAFKLMLRNPNLRAILVNIFGGIMKCDVIARGVIAAAREVELSVPLVVRMKGTNESLGRTILAQSGLPIITADDMADAAQQAVAAARRKN; from the coding sequence ATGAATATCCACGAATACCAGGGCAAGGACGTATTGCGCAAATACGGCGTCACCACGCCCCGTGGATTCGCCTGCGCATCGGCCGATGAAGCCGCCGACGCCGCCACCCGTCTGGGCGGCAGGGCTTGGGTGGTGAAGGCGCAGATCCACGCGGGCGGCCGCGGCAAGGGCGGCGGCGTGAAGCTCGCGTGGTCGGTCGACGAAGTGCGCCGGCACGCGAGCCAGATGCTCGGCATGACCCTGAAGACCCACCAGACCGGCCCCGAAGGCCGTGTGGTGAAGCGCCTCCTGGTCGAAGAGGGCATCGAGGTCGACAAGGAGCTCTACCTCGCCATGGTGGTCGACCGCGAAGCGGGCCGCGTGGCGCTGATGGCCTCCAGCGAAGGCGGCATGGACATCGAAGAGGTCGCCGCCCGCACGCCCGGCAAGATCCACAAGGTGCTCATCGATCCGACCACGGGCCTCAAGGGCAGCGAGGCCGACATCGTGGCGCGCAACATCGGCCTCTCGGGCAAGTCGGTGATGCAGGCGCGCACGCTGATGCAGAACCTCTACCAGGCCTTCGATGCGAGCGATGCGTCGCTCGCTGAGATCAACCCGCTGGTCGTGACGCGCGACGGCCGCGTGATTGCGCTCGATGCCAAGTTCAACTTCGATTCGAACGCGCTCTTCCGCCAGCCCGAGATCGTGGCGATGCGCGACTTCGACGAGGAAGATCCGGCCGAGGTCGAGGCGTCGCGTTTCGATCTCTCGTACATCGCGCTGGACGGCGACATCGGCTGCCTGGTCAACGGCGCGGGCCTCGCGATGGCGACGATGGACGTGATCAAGCTCTACGGCGGCTCGCCCGCCAACTTCCTGGACGTGGGCGGCGGCGCAACGGCCGAGAAGGTCACGCAGGCCTTCAAGCTGATGCTGCGCAACCCGAACCTGCGCGCGATTTTGGTCAACATCTTCGGCGGGATCATGAAGTGCGATGTGATCGCGCGGGGCGTCATCGCCGCCGCGCGCGAGGTCGAGCTGTCGGTGCCGCTGGTCGTGCGCATGAAGGGCACGAACGAGAGCCTGGGCCGCACGATCCTTGCGCAATCGGGCCTGCCGATCATCACGGCCGACGACATGGCGGATGCCGCCCAACAGGCCGTGGCTGCGGCGCGGAGGAAAAACTGA
- the frc gene encoding formyl-CoA transferase, producing the protein MSKALEGVRILDFTHVQSGPTCTQLLAWFGADVIKVERAGEGDATRGQLRDIPGVDSLYFTMLNHNKRSITLDTKNPKGKQVLDTLIKTCDVLVENFAPGALDRMGITWAHIQKLNPRMIVASVKGFGPGKYEHCKVYENVAQCAGGAASTTGFEDGPPVVTGAQIGDSGTGLHLALGIVAALYQRNNTGRGQQVLAPMQDAVLNLCRVKMRDQQRLERTGTMHEYPQYPDGKFGDAVPRAGNASGGGQPGSILKCKGWETDPNAYIYFITQGAVWPAVCKVIGEESWITDEAYATPAARLLHLKPIFARIEQWTMTKTKFEAMDILNEFDIPCGPILSMKEIAADESLRETGTIVEVDHPTRGKYLTVGNPIKMSDSRTEVTRAPLLGEHTEEVLRQLGYGVDEIAMLRTERVI; encoded by the coding sequence ATGAGCAAGGCACTCGAAGGCGTTCGCATCCTCGATTTCACCCACGTGCAGTCGGGCCCCACCTGCACCCAGCTGCTGGCCTGGTTCGGCGCCGACGTGATCAAGGTCGAGCGCGCCGGTGAAGGCGACGCCACGCGCGGGCAACTGCGCGACATTCCCGGTGTGGACAGCCTCTACTTCACGATGCTGAACCACAACAAGCGCTCGATCACGCTGGACACCAAGAACCCCAAGGGCAAGCAGGTCCTGGACACGCTGATCAAGACCTGCGACGTGCTGGTGGAGAACTTCGCACCCGGCGCGCTCGACCGCATGGGCATCACCTGGGCACACATCCAGAAGCTCAACCCGCGGATGATCGTCGCGTCGGTCAAGGGCTTCGGCCCCGGCAAGTACGAGCACTGCAAGGTCTACGAGAACGTGGCGCAGTGCGCCGGCGGCGCCGCATCGACCACCGGCTTCGAGGACGGACCACCCGTCGTCACCGGCGCGCAGATCGGCGACAGCGGCACCGGGCTGCACCTGGCGCTGGGCATCGTCGCCGCGCTCTACCAGCGCAACAACACCGGGCGGGGCCAGCAGGTGCTCGCGCCGATGCAGGACGCCGTGCTCAACCTGTGCCGCGTGAAGATGCGCGACCAACAGCGCCTGGAGCGCACCGGCACCATGCACGAGTACCCGCAGTACCCCGACGGCAAGTTCGGCGACGCGGTGCCGCGCGCGGGCAACGCATCGGGCGGCGGGCAGCCGGGCTCCATCCTCAAGTGCAAGGGCTGGGAGACCGACCCGAACGCCTACATCTACTTCATCACGCAGGGCGCGGTGTGGCCCGCGGTGTGCAAGGTGATCGGCGAGGAAAGCTGGATCACCGACGAGGCCTACGCCACGCCGGCCGCGCGCTTGCTGCATCTCAAGCCCATCTTCGCGCGCATCGAGCAATGGACCATGACCAAGACCAAGTTCGAGGCCATGGACATCCTCAACGAGTTCGACATTCCGTGCGGCCCGATCCTCTCGATGAAGGAAATCGCCGCGGACGAATCGCTGCGCGAGACCGGCACCATCGTCGAGGTGGACCACCCGACGCGCGGCAAGTACCTGACCGTGGGCAACCCGATCAAGATGTCCGACAGCCGGACCGAGGTGACACGGGCGCCCTTGCTGGGCGAGCACACCGAAGAAGTGCTCCGGCAATTGGGCTATGGCGTGGACGAAATTGCCATGCTGCGCACCGAGCGCGTGATTTGA
- a CDS encoding PAS domain-containing protein, which produces MSSSTVDLNQLVAGAGDAIMVCDAKGAITLWNKAAERIFGFTEAEALGQSLDIIIPMRQRQRHWDGYHKTMETAVTKYGADVLRVPALHKDGHTLSIAFTVSMLFAQDQKVSGIVAIVRDETARFAEERKLRARLVEVETATNK; this is translated from the coding sequence TTGTCGTCATCGACCGTCGATCTGAACCAACTCGTTGCCGGAGCCGGCGACGCGATCATGGTCTGCGATGCCAAGGGTGCGATCACGCTGTGGAACAAGGCTGCCGAGCGCATCTTCGGCTTTACCGAAGCCGAAGCGCTCGGGCAGTCGCTGGACATCATCATCCCCATGCGACAACGCCAGCGGCATTGGGATGGCTATCACAAGACGATGGAAACGGCGGTCACCAAATACGGTGCCGACGTGCTGCGGGTGCCCGCGCTTCACAAGGACGGGCATACCCTTTCCATCGCCTTCACGGTCTCCATGCTGTTCGCCCAGGATCAGAAGGTTTCAGGCATCGTCGCCATCGTGCGCGACGAGACGGCCCGCTTCGCCGAGGAGCGCAAGTTGCGCGCCCGTCTGGTAGAAGTCGAAACCGCGACGAACAAATAA